One window from the genome of Cucumis melo cultivar AY chromosome 10, USDA_Cmelo_AY_1.0, whole genome shotgun sequence encodes:
- the LOC127151181 gene encoding uncharacterized protein LOC127151181, whose translation MSGSPLLPSLRSSPLRQSAARLLLPPFLPSFIFSSFISIFLSIFIYVWRDEHLNHPNSHNNGFAPQRKKKGYSDPIPSSFSFHFLLGPTISAIIGLFSGVNLIFQPVPPSSAVFWSITLVPFNFFHLGGWKWEPLFSHSTKLEPIEEVTIKCDLLDMPAVGQLEKDAKYSLVYQLLKIFLTQRLDAYMEFQAANSSLLKSYGLVHEDCIAKMRLLSLVDLGSNESARIPYALIKGVTCVLLVLQINDDEVELWVVKAITSKLIDCKMDQMNEVVIVRESWTSPPQRSQTT comes from the exons ATGTCGGgg TCTCCTCTTCTTCCATCTTTACGATCTTCTCCGCTGCGTCAATCGGCCGctcgtcttcttcttccaccttttcttccatctttcatcttctcttctttcATCTCCATTTTTCTTTCGATTTTTATTTATGTATGGAGAGATGAACATCTGAATCATCCTAATTCTCATAATAATGGCTTTGCGCCACAACGAAAGAAAAAGGGGTACAGCGATCCCattccttcttctttctctttccatTTCCTTTTGGGGCCAACCATTTCTGCAATTATTGGGTTGTTCAGCGGCGTAAACCTCATTTTTCAGCCAGTTCCACCTTCCTCTGCTGTTTTTTGGTCGATCACTCTCGTACCCTTCAATTTTTTCCATCTGG GTGGATGGAAGTGGGAACCTCTTTTCAGCCATTCAACGAAGCTTGAGCCAATTGAAGAAGTCACCATAAAG TGTGATTTGTTGGACATGCCTGCTGTAGGGCAACTGGAGAAGGATGCCAAATATTCATTGGTTTATCAGCTTCTGAAGATTTTTTTGACCCAGAGATTGGATGCTTACATGGAATTTCAAGCTGCAAATTCTTCTTTATTGAAAAGCTATG GTCTCGTCCATGAAGATTGCATTGCAAAGATGAGGTTATTATCATTGGTAGATCTTGGCTCAAATGAATCTGCCCGTATTCCATATGCTCTCATCAAGGGTGTTACTTGTGTGTTACTTGTGCTTCAGATCAATGATGATGAGGTCGAACTGTGGGTCGTGAAGGCCATTACGTCCAAATTGATTGACTGCAAAATGGACCAGATGAACGAAGTTGTGATTGTGAG GGAGTCTTGGACATCACCACCACAGAGGTCGCAGACTACTTAA